A window of the Parabacteroides merdae ATCC 43184 genome harbors these coding sequences:
- a CDS encoding NfeD family protein, translated as MKKNLGLFLAIILVQIAPFISAADTLYPLIYKIDIKKEISNTTRLYLSNGLAEAYALGADAVLIHMNTYGGQVDAADSMRTAILYNPIPVYVFIDNNAASAGALISIACKKIYMRKGANIGAATVVNPTGEAMPDKYQSYMRSMMRSTAEAHGQDTIVQKNDTLYKWKRDPLIAEAMVDERVAIPNLIDTGKVLTFTAQEAQKWGYCDGIAENPDEVITQYLGYKDYKMKSYIPSWQDDLKGFLMNPIFQSILIIIIIGGIYFEMQTPGLGFPSAASLLAAILYFAPLYIDGLAANWEILVFIIGILLLAVEIFIIPGFGVAGISGIILIIGGLVMGLLNNDHFDFEGVSGKEIGKATLTVLVGLVTGFSLMIWLSNKIGHRGMFRKVALNTDLENAISSPDLSSLVGKEGTAATVLRPSGKVSVDGVFYDGISESGFIEKGGKVKVVRFENAQVYVENL; from the coding sequence ATGAAGAAAAATTTAGGACTTTTTTTAGCTATCATATTGGTTCAGATAGCTCCATTTATATCAGCGGCAGACACCTTGTACCCGTTAATATATAAAATCGATATAAAAAAAGAGATAAGCAACACCACACGCCTGTATCTTAGCAATGGTTTAGCGGAAGCCTACGCTTTGGGTGCAGACGCCGTCCTGATCCATATGAACACATACGGCGGCCAGGTAGATGCTGCAGACTCGATGCGTACGGCTATTTTGTACAACCCCATCCCTGTCTATGTCTTCATCGACAACAATGCGGCTTCTGCTGGGGCGCTCATTTCCATCGCATGTAAAAAAATTTATATGCGGAAAGGTGCAAATATCGGGGCAGCCACCGTCGTGAACCCAACAGGGGAAGCAATGCCAGACAAATACCAATCCTATATGCGTTCCATGATGCGTTCGACAGCCGAAGCGCATGGACAAGATACAATCGTCCAAAAAAACGACACCTTATACAAATGGAAACGAGACCCGTTGATAGCCGAAGCGATGGTAGACGAACGGGTTGCCATTCCAAATCTGATAGACACAGGAAAAGTCCTTACTTTCACAGCACAGGAGGCTCAAAAGTGGGGATATTGCGACGGTATAGCAGAAAATCCGGATGAAGTAATCACGCAATATTTGGGATATAAAGATTACAAAATGAAAAGTTATATCCCTAGTTGGCAGGACGATTTAAAAGGATTTTTGATGAATCCTATTTTTCAGTCTATTCTGATCATTATTATCATCGGCGGTATTTATTTTGAAATGCAAACGCCAGGACTGGGCTTCCCTTCTGCGGCCTCCCTGCTGGCGGCAATCCTCTACTTTGCACCACTCTATATAGATGGGCTGGCGGCAAACTGGGAGATTCTGGTTTTTATCATCGGCATTCTATTGCTCGCAGTGGAAATCTTCATCATTCCGGGATTCGGGGTTGCCGGAATTAGCGGTATCATATTGATTATCGGCGGCCTAGTCATGGGCTTACTGAACAACGATCATTTCGATTTCGAAGGAGTCAGCGGAAAAGAGATCGGGAAAGCGACATTGACAGTCCTGGTCGGATTAGTGACAGGCTTCAGCCTGATGATCTGGCTGTCTAATAAAATCGGACATCGGGGAATGTTCCGGAAAGTCGCGCTAAATACAGATTTGGAAAATGCGATATCATCCCCTGATTTATCTTCGTTAGTCGGGAAAGAAGGTACAGCCGCAACCGTATTGCGTCCTTCCGGGAAAGTGTCGGTCGACGGAGTATTTTATGACGGGATTTCCGAATCAGGCTTTATAGAGAAAGGGGGCAAAGTCAAAGTTGTCCGTTTTGAGAATGCACAAGTGTATGTGGAAAACCTTTAA
- a CDS encoding endonuclease/exonuclease/phosphatase family protein, with protein sequence MKQAVWLAAALMMLLPLGKVYSKERSERENNTLCIMSYNIRNGRGMDDVTDFRRTAAVINKVCPDVVAVQEIDSVTGRSGGKDVLREIAGLTLMHHMYAPAIDYDGGKYGIGMLSKEKPLGYRYLPLPGREEARALLVVEFEKYIYCCTHLSLTEEDRMLSLPVIRQVAASANKPFFIAGDMNAHPGSEFIRQLQNDFVILTDTKKPTFPANNPDETIDYIAAYAKDTTAFTRISSRVWDEPAASDHRPIITDIIFNQPAGKIFRTEPYLQNPVGNGITVMWQTTVPTYSWVEYGTDKEHLQKARTIVDGQVICNDLQNKIRLDGLEPGKTYYYRVCSQEIMLYQAYKKVFGETAVSDFHTFTLPTTTDTDFTAIIFNDLHKHSETLQALYKQVKDLKYDFVVFNGDCIDDPANHDEATCFLSELNETVGADRVPVFYIRGNHEIRNAYSIGLRSLFDYVGDKTYGAFNWGDTRIVMLDCGEDKPDTHWVYYGLNDFSDLRKAQAGFLKEELASRAFKKASKRVLIHHVPIFGKGEDYDSYNPCRDEWGAILEKAPFAVSINAHTHRFAYIPEGADGNNYPVVVGGGYRMDGATVMILQKKGKEMTLRVLNAKGETLKELNL encoded by the coding sequence ATGAAACAGGCGGTTTGGTTGGCGGCGGCATTGATGATGTTGTTGCCATTGGGAAAAGTCTACTCGAAGGAGAGAAGCGAGCGCGAGAATAATACTTTGTGCATTATGAGTTATAACATCCGTAACGGTAGAGGAATGGACGATGTGACCGACTTTCGGCGTACGGCGGCAGTGATCAATAAAGTTTGTCCCGATGTCGTGGCAGTACAGGAGATCGACAGTGTGACAGGCCGTAGTGGAGGAAAAGACGTCTTGCGGGAAATTGCCGGACTCACCCTGATGCATCATATGTATGCCCCGGCAATTGATTACGATGGAGGGAAATATGGTATCGGCATGTTGAGCAAGGAGAAGCCTCTTGGCTATCGTTATCTGCCCCTGCCTGGAAGGGAAGAAGCCCGTGCGCTGCTTGTCGTAGAATTTGAAAAGTATATTTATTGCTGTACGCACCTTTCGCTGACCGAGGAAGACCGGATGCTTTCCTTGCCGGTCATCAGGCAGGTGGCGGCTTCGGCAAACAAGCCTTTCTTTATAGCCGGCGATATGAATGCACATCCCGGTTCGGAGTTTATCCGGCAACTGCAGAACGATTTTGTGATCCTGACGGATACGAAGAAGCCGACTTTCCCGGCGAATAACCCCGACGAAACTATAGATTATATTGCGGCCTATGCGAAAGATACGACTGCCTTTACCCGCATCTCATCCCGTGTATGGGATGAGCCGGCCGCTTCCGACCACCGCCCGATCATCACGGATATTATCTTCAATCAGCCTGCGGGCAAGATATTCCGTACGGAGCCCTATCTGCAAAATCCTGTAGGAAATGGAATTACGGTCATGTGGCAGACTACCGTCCCGACTTATAGCTGGGTGGAATACGGAACCGATAAGGAGCACCTGCAGAAGGCTCGTACGATCGTGGATGGGCAGGTGATCTGCAACGATCTGCAAAATAAAATCAGACTGGACGGACTGGAACCGGGAAAAACCTATTATTACCGGGTTTGTTCGCAGGAAATCATGCTCTATCAGGCTTATAAGAAAGTGTTTGGAGAAACTGCCGTTTCCGATTTCCATACTTTTACCTTGCCTACTACGACGGACACCGATTTTACGGCCATTATATTCAACGACCTGCATAAACATTCCGAGACTTTGCAGGCACTGTATAAGCAGGTGAAGGATTTGAAATATGATTTTGTCGTTTTCAATGGTGACTGCATCGATGATCCGGCCAATCATGACGAGGCAACCTGTTTCCTCAGTGAGCTGAACGAAACGGTCGGAGCCGACCGGGTCCCTGTGTTCTATATCCGTGGCAACCATGAGATACGCAATGCCTATTCGATCGGCCTGCGCAGTCTTTTCGACTATGTGGGCGATAAAACCTACGGAGCTTTCAACTGGGGCGATACGCGTATCGTCATGCTGGATTGCGGTGAAGACAAACCGGATACGCATTGGGTCTATTATGGGCTGAATGATTTTTCAGACCTGCGTAAGGCACAGGCGGGTTTCCTCAAGGAAGAGTTGGCGTCCAGAGCCTTCAAGAAAGCCTCTAAGCGGGTGCTGATCCATCATGTTCCCATCTTTGGGAAAGGAGAGGACTATGATTCGTATAATCCTTGCCGGGACGAGTGGGGAGCGATCCTTGAGAAAGCACCGTTCGCTGTCAGTATCAATGCGCATACTCATCGTTTCGCTTATATCCCTGAAGGTGCTGACGGAAACAACTATCCTGTCGTAGTGGGTGGCGGTTACCGGATGGATGGAGCTACGGTGATGATTTTGCAGAAGAAAGGGAAGGAGATGACTCTTCGTGTGCTGAATGCTAAAGGAGAAACATTAAAAGAACTGAATTTATAA
- a CDS encoding chaperone modulator CbpM, protein MQTDLIIVSEYCRICHIEPSFLYLLQKGGLIEIDTVEGESYLPASQLYDVERYTRMYYDLSINIEGIDAIHHLLGRVESLQQEVNRLKSKLRLYETENHDSMEDL, encoded by the coding sequence ATGCAAACAGATTTAATCATAGTCAGTGAATATTGCCGGATATGCCATATCGAACCATCGTTTCTCTACCTATTACAAAAAGGTGGTCTGATAGAGATAGACACGGTAGAAGGGGAAAGCTACCTTCCCGCCTCCCAATTGTATGACGTAGAACGATATACTCGTATGTATTACGACTTGTCTATCAACATAGAGGGGATCGACGCCATCCATCATTTGCTGGGCCGGGTAGAATCTCTACAACAGGAAGTTAACCGGTTGAAAAGCAAACTGAGGCTATACGAAACAGAAAATCATGATTCAATGGAAGATTTATAA
- a CDS encoding histidine phosphatase family protein yields MSQIELILSRHGETEENKLHIMQGQLPGHLSELGKQQAKALAETLDKEKLDVIVCSDLARSYDTAMAVARQKGLQPVATPLLREMDWGIYTGKVADEMDFTTLPESVETIEALYKRAGDFVDFLKKEFPGKRILAIGHGGFNRAIVVQLEKLPPEKILSLPIMKNTACMRFTLP; encoded by the coding sequence ATGAGCCAGATAGAATTGATCCTGAGCCGCCACGGCGAGACGGAAGAAAACAAATTGCATATTATGCAAGGCCAGCTCCCCGGCCATCTGTCGGAACTGGGCAAACAGCAGGCCAAAGCATTAGCAGAAACGCTGGACAAGGAGAAGTTGGACGTGATCGTGTGCAGCGACCTCGCACGTAGCTACGACACAGCAATGGCCGTCGCCCGGCAGAAAGGATTGCAGCCGGTGGCGACTCCTCTTCTTCGCGAAATGGATTGGGGCATATATACCGGGAAAGTAGCGGATGAGATGGATTTTACGACACTGCCGGAAAGCGTGGAGACTATAGAAGCCCTATACAAAAGAGCGGGAGATTTTGTCGACTTCCTGAAAAAGGAGTTTCCGGGAAAGCGGATTCTGGCGATCGGGCATGGAGGCTTCAACCGTGCCATCGTCGTGCAGCTGGAGAAACTGCCTCCTGAAAAGATACTGAGTTTACCGATCATGAAGAATACGGCATGCATGCGTTTCACGCTGCCGTAA
- a CDS encoding 3-oxoacyl-ACP synthase III family protein, whose amino-acid sequence MFINATGFYVPEERVDNQHFLELNGLTSEWIEQRTGIRSRSKAKAEENINTMSMEAVRNALPKLPYDITDVDLIVSASYSPYDTVATAAHLAQHEFHIENAKALYLSSACSSFLNALEVVEGYFAMGKATKALILSADKNSAYYNETDPKAGHLWGDAAAAFFISKERVSEKDSEIVEVYTQGLGYLGKAPDAVHLRPCDGGIMMPEGRDVFIQACTYMPKNVLYLLEKNGYTLDNLTYFIGHQANMRIMSNIAKQLNLPEEKFLHNIEELGNTGSVSSALVYAQNDHSFKKGDLVAITVFGGGYSTGACLIKC is encoded by the coding sequence ATGTTTATTAATGCAACAGGGTTTTATGTACCTGAAGAACGGGTAGATAACCAACATTTTTTAGAGTTAAACGGGCTAACCAGCGAGTGGATTGAACAGCGCACCGGGATTCGTTCCCGGTCTAAGGCAAAAGCCGAGGAAAATATTAATACGATGAGTATGGAGGCTGTTCGTAACGCCCTGCCTAAATTGCCGTATGATATTACGGATGTAGATTTGATTGTTTCCGCCTCTTATTCTCCGTACGATACGGTAGCGACTGCGGCTCATCTTGCCCAGCATGAATTCCATATTGAAAATGCGAAAGCGCTCTATCTTTCTTCCGCCTGCTCCTCATTCCTGAATGCGTTGGAAGTTGTGGAAGGGTATTTTGCTATGGGAAAAGCAACAAAAGCGTTGATCCTTTCCGCCGACAAGAATTCGGCCTACTATAATGAGACGGATCCGAAAGCCGGCCACCTTTGGGGCGATGCGGCTGCGGCCTTCTTCATCTCGAAGGAACGCGTTTCGGAAAAGGATTCCGAGATCGTGGAAGTATACACACAAGGACTTGGTTATCTGGGCAAGGCTCCGGATGCGGTACATCTTCGTCCGTGCGACGGGGGAATCATGATGCCGGAAGGACGCGACGTCTTTATCCAAGCTTGTACCTATATGCCGAAGAACGTGCTCTATCTCTTGGAAAAGAATGGCTATACGTTGGACAACCTGACATATTTCATCGGCCATCAAGCCAATATGCGTATCATGTCCAATATTGCCAAACAGCTCAATCTGCCGGAAGAGAAATTCCTGCATAATATTGAAGAATTGGGAAATACCGGTTCGGTAAGCTCAGCATTGGTATATGCCCAAAATGATCATAGTTTCAAGAAAGGCGACCTGGTTGCCATTACCGTGTTCGGCGGTGGCTATTCTACGGGAGCTTGCTTGATTAAGTGTTGA
- a CDS encoding TetR/AcrR family transcriptional regulator — protein sequence MPMTVSKTREMLVDVARQLFARMGVDNTTMNDIAQASKKGRRTLYTYFKSKNEIYLAVVESELDQLYKMLQDVAAKDLPADEKLMTFLYARLDAIKALVFRNGTLKANFFRDIWRVEKIRKNFDIRETELIQGILEAGVKEGIFAMPDTEITAVVLHHALKGLEVPYIRGIMGDNISQRIKRRDNVMNLIFNGIKIK from the coding sequence ATGCCGATGACAGTTTCTAAGACACGTGAGATGTTGGTGGATGTGGCCAGACAATTGTTTGCCCGCATGGGGGTGGATAATACGACAATGAACGATATTGCACAGGCATCCAAAAAGGGAAGGCGGACGCTTTACACATACTTTAAAAGTAAAAACGAGATTTATCTGGCAGTAGTCGAGTCCGAGTTGGACCAACTGTACAAGATGCTGCAGGATGTAGCAGCGAAAGACTTGCCGGCGGACGAAAAGTTGATGACATTTCTTTATGCAAGATTGGATGCAATCAAGGCGCTGGTGTTCCGTAACGGGACATTGAAAGCTAATTTTTTTCGTGACATTTGGCGGGTGGAGAAGATCAGGAAAAACTTCGATATCCGTGAGACGGAATTGATACAGGGAATTCTGGAAGCTGGAGTGAAGGAAGGAATTTTCGCGATGCCCGATACCGAGATTACGGCGGTCGTTCTTCATCATGCCCTGAAGGGGTTGGAAGTTCCGTATATACGTGGAATCATGGGGGATAATATCAGCCAGCGGATTAAACGGAGAGATAATGTAATGAATTTGATATTCAATGGTATAAAGATAAAGTAA
- a CDS encoding nucleobase:cation symporter-2 family protein gives MKLNLEEQEETIEPVEKTDLIYGIDDRPPFKEALFAALQHLLAIFVAIITPPLIIAGALKLDLETTGFLVSMALFASGVSTFIQCRRIGPVGAKLLCIQGTSFSFIGPIITAGLAGGLPLIFGACIAAAPIEMVISRTFKYMRSIITPLVSGIVVLLIGLSLIKVGVVSCGGGYGAMDNGTFGSIRNIGVAATVLLSVLFFNRCKNKYLRMSSIVLGLCIGYALAYFLGMVDMAAASSQSLMGFNIPMPFKYGLDLNFSAFVAIGLVYLITAIEATGDVTANSMISGKSIEGEDYLKRVSGGVLADGVNSFIAGIFNSFPNSIFAQNNGIIQLTGVASRYVGYYIAGMLVLLGLFPVVGVVFSLMPDPVLGGATLLMFGTVAAAGIRIIASQEINRKATLVLAVSLSLGLGVELMPDILNTAPEAVKGIFSSGITTGGLAAIIANVLIRVKEDKTE, from the coding sequence ATGAAACTAAACCTGGAAGAGCAGGAAGAAACGATTGAACCGGTCGAAAAGACCGATCTGATTTATGGTATAGACGACCGTCCCCCTTTTAAGGAAGCCCTGTTTGCCGCTTTACAACATTTGCTGGCGATCTTTGTGGCGATCATTACGCCCCCGTTGATTATTGCCGGAGCCTTGAAGCTGGATCTCGAAACAACCGGTTTTCTGGTTTCGATGGCACTCTTTGCATCTGGCGTCTCGACATTCATACAGTGTCGCCGGATTGGTCCGGTAGGGGCGAAGTTGCTTTGTATCCAGGGAACGAGTTTTTCTTTCATCGGTCCGATCATAACGGCCGGACTGGCAGGAGGATTGCCCCTTATATTCGGGGCGTGTATTGCGGCAGCCCCGATCGAGATGGTAATCAGCCGGACATTCAAGTATATGCGTTCTATCATAACTCCACTGGTATCGGGCATCGTGGTGCTGCTGATCGGACTTAGCTTGATCAAGGTTGGAGTCGTTTCATGTGGCGGCGGCTATGGTGCGATGGATAACGGGACGTTCGGGAGCATCCGGAATATAGGGGTGGCGGCGACAGTGTTGCTGAGTGTCCTGTTCTTTAACCGTTGCAAGAACAAGTATCTTCGTATGAGTTCGATCGTATTGGGGTTGTGCATCGGTTATGCGCTGGCCTACTTTCTCGGTATGGTCGATATGGCGGCGGCTTCTTCGCAAAGCCTGATGGGATTCAATATCCCGATGCCTTTCAAATATGGGTTGGACCTGAATTTCTCCGCCTTTGTCGCTATTGGCCTGGTGTATCTGATTACGGCGATCGAAGCTACCGGCGATGTGACGGCCAACTCGATGATCTCAGGAAAGTCAATAGAAGGAGAGGACTACCTGAAGCGTGTTTCGGGCGGCGTGCTGGCAGATGGAGTGAACTCCTTTATTGCCGGGATTTTCAATTCTTTCCCCAATTCGATCTTTGCGCAGAATAACGGTATTATCCAGCTGACGGGAGTTGCCAGCCGGTATGTCGGATATTATATCGCCGGTATGTTGGTGCTGTTAGGGTTGTTCCCTGTTGTCGGTGTTGTCTTTTCCTTGATGCCTGACCCGGTGTTGGGTGGGGCGACCTTATTGATGTTCGGTACGGTTGCGGCTGCCGGCATACGGATTATCGCATCGCAGGAAATCAATCGGAAGGCGACTTTGGTTTTGGCGGTCAGCCTCTCGCTTGGCTTGGGAGTGGAGCTGATGCCGGATATCCTGAATACGGCGCCGGAAGCTGTAAAGGGTATTTTTTCGTCCGGGATCACAACCGGTGGACTTGCCGCTATTATTGCAAATGTATTGATACGAGTCAAAGAAGATAAAACAGAATAA
- a CDS encoding DUF4248 domain-containing protein, whose product MMLNEFEVRSYGWQELAVLYGPDLMPASAGKRLSKWVGVNPELKAELQGNGWRKGKKMLTPLQVRTIVQYLGEP is encoded by the coding sequence ATGATGCTGAATGAATTCGAAGTCAGGAGTTACGGGTGGCAGGAATTGGCGGTCCTTTACGGTCCGGATTTGATGCCGGCATCGGCTGGCAAACGGTTGTCCAAATGGGTGGGGGTCAATCCGGAGCTAAAGGCGGAGCTGCAGGGTAACGGTTGGAGGAAGGGGAAGAAGATGTTGACTCCCTTACAGGTGAGGACGATCGTGCAATATCTGGGTGAACCTTGA
- a CDS encoding DnaJ C-terminal domain-containing protein has protein sequence MAYIDYYKILGVDKSASQDDVKKAYKKLARKYHPDLNPNDPDAHRKFQEINEANEVLSDPEKRKKYDQYGENWKHADEFEAQQQQYRQYQNGQGGGAYWSSSDDGSEFSDFFEQMFGGMGGRGRRSHGFRGQDYTTELQVSLTDAAKTHKQIITVNGKNLRITIPAGIADGQTIKLRGQGGPGVNGGPAGDLYITFHIPEDSRFKRVGDDLYVTVPLNLYTAILGGEQIVETMDSKAKLKVKPGTQNNTKVRLRGKGFPVYKEEGKFGDMIVTYSIDIPTNLTDKQKELFREIQSLN, from the coding sequence ATGGCCTATATAGATTATTACAAAATTTTGGGAGTAGACAAAAGCGCTTCGCAGGACGACGTCAAAAAGGCGTACAAAAAGCTTGCGCGGAAATACCATCCCGACTTGAACCCGAATGATCCGGACGCTCACCGCAAGTTTCAGGAAATAAATGAAGCCAATGAGGTGCTCAGCGACCCGGAGAAACGGAAGAAATATGACCAGTATGGAGAAAACTGGAAACACGCCGACGAGTTCGAAGCCCAACAGCAGCAATATCGCCAATACCAGAACGGGCAAGGCGGAGGAGCCTACTGGAGCAGCTCCGACGACGGCAGCGAATTCTCCGACTTCTTCGAACAGATGTTCGGCGGCATGGGTGGCAGAGGCAGACGCAGCCACGGTTTCCGCGGACAAGACTACACGACAGAATTGCAGGTCTCTTTGACAGATGCTGCCAAGACACACAAGCAGATCATCACCGTAAACGGCAAAAACCTGCGTATCACCATCCCGGCTGGTATCGCCGACGGACAGACCATCAAGCTGAGAGGACAGGGCGGACCGGGTGTAAATGGCGGGCCGGCAGGCGATTTATATATCACCTTCCATATCCCGGAAGACAGCCGGTTCAAACGAGTGGGCGATGACTTGTACGTCACTGTTCCTTTAAACCTATATACGGCAATCCTCGGCGGCGAACAGATTGTCGAGACAATGGACAGTAAAGCCAAGCTCAAAGTCAAACCGGGAACCCAAAACAACACAAAGGTACGGTTGAGAGGAAAAGGATTCCCTGTTTATAAGGAAGAAGGAAAGTTCGGCGATATGATAGTGACCTACTCCATCGACATCCCGACCAACCTGACGGACAAACAAAAAGAATTGTTCCGCGAAATACAAAGTCTTAATTAA
- a CDS encoding threonine aldolase family protein, producing MRSFASDNNSGVHPLVMDAVIKANDNHAVGYGDDPWTAAATAKIKEVFGEMASPFFVFNGTGANTVALQAVTRPFNSILCAETAHINVDECGAPARMTGCAIVTIPAPDGKLTPELIKPRLHNFGVCHHSQPKAVYISQVSELGTIYTIEEVKAIADLLHSYNMYLHMDGARLANACAYLNCSMREVTVDAGVDILSFGGTKNGMMMGEAVVSFRPEITENLQYFRKQSAQLASKLRYLSCQFIPYLENDLWLENARKANSSAYRLAEALKKYPQIRFTQKVESNQLFFTIPTEPLKKLQEKYFFYMWNEEINEARFVTSWDTTEEDIDDMIRTLDVVFG from the coding sequence ATGAGAAGTTTTGCAAGTGATAACAATTCGGGTGTTCATCCTTTGGTGATGGATGCCGTGATAAAGGCGAACGATAACCATGCTGTAGGATATGGTGACGATCCCTGGACAGCAGCAGCTACTGCGAAAATTAAAGAAGTGTTTGGCGAAATGGCATCGCCTTTTTTTGTTTTTAACGGAACAGGGGCGAATACTGTAGCTTTGCAGGCTGTGACACGTCCGTTCAATAGTATTTTGTGCGCTGAAACAGCTCATATCAATGTGGACGAGTGTGGTGCTCCTGCCCGTATGACTGGTTGTGCTATCGTGACGATTCCGGCTCCGGACGGAAAACTGACGCCGGAATTGATCAAACCTCGTCTGCATAATTTCGGTGTCTGCCATCATTCGCAACCGAAAGCTGTTTATATTTCACAGGTTTCCGAGTTGGGGACGATTTATACGATCGAGGAGGTCAAAGCGATTGCTGATCTGTTGCATTCTTATAACATGTATCTGCATATGGACGGTGCACGTTTGGCGAATGCCTGTGCTTATCTGAATTGTTCGATGCGGGAGGTGACCGTCGATGCCGGGGTGGATATCCTGAGTTTCGGGGGAACTAAGAATGGGATGATGATGGGAGAGGCTGTGGTTTCTTTCCGTCCTGAGATAACTGAGAATTTGCAGTATTTCAGAAAGCAATCTGCCCAATTGGCTTCCAAACTGCGTTATCTTTCCTGTCAGTTTATTCCTTATCTGGAAAATGACCTGTGGTTGGAAAACGCACGGAAAGCAAATAGTAGCGCTTATCGCTTGGCTGAAGCTTTGAAAAAATATCCGCAGATACGGTTTACCCAGAAAGTAGAATCCAACCAGCTTTTCTTTACCATTCCCACGGAACCGCTGAAGAAGTTGCAAGAAAAATATTTCTTCTATATGTGGAATGAGGAAATCAATGAAGCCCGATTTGTCACTTCGTGGGACACGACGGAAGAGGATATTGACGATATGATACGGACGTTGGACGTCGTGTTTGGTTGA
- the xpt gene encoding xanthine phosphoribosyltransferase, with protein MELLKQRILQDGRCFPGGILKVDSFINHQMDPMLLYKVAEEFIYRFRDADINKIVTIEASGIAPAIMVGYIMHLPVVFIKKKQPKTMENMLSTVVHSFTKDRDYTVCISNNFLTADDRILFIDDFLAYGNAAMGVLDLVKQSGAKLEGMGFIIEKAFQKGRDVLNEADVRVESLAIIDSLENCTITIR; from the coding sequence ATGGAATTACTAAAACAACGTATTCTGCAGGATGGCAGATGTTTTCCGGGAGGGATTTTAAAGGTTGACAGCTTTATTAACCATCAGATGGATCCCATGTTGCTTTATAAGGTGGCAGAAGAATTTATTTACCGTTTCCGGGATGCGGATATCAATAAGATCGTGACGATAGAAGCAAGTGGTATCGCTCCGGCGATTATGGTGGGATACATCATGCATCTGCCTGTCGTTTTTATCAAGAAAAAACAACCGAAGACGATGGAGAATATGTTGTCTACCGTTGTCCATTCGTTTACGAAAGACCGCGATTACACGGTGTGTATCAGTAACAACTTTCTGACTGCCGATGACCGTATCCTCTTTATTGACGACTTTCTGGCGTATGGCAATGCCGCAATGGGCGTGCTCGACCTGGTGAAACAGTCTGGTGCCAAGCTGGAAGGAATGGGCTTTATCATCGAAAAAGCTTTCCAGAAGGGACGCGATGTGCTGAACGAAGCGGACGTGCGTGTAGAAAGCCTTGCCATTATCGACAGCCTGGAAAACTGCACGATCACCATCCGCTAA
- a CDS encoding RNA polymerase sigma factor — MNALQFQKKLLSMQENMMNFALMLTANRDDAQDLMQDTTLKVLDNQEKFVDNINFKGWVLTVMRNIFINNYHKIVRTQTVVDQGVDLYNLDVVNDSGFDSPDGAYQIKEITKAINSLNDELKIPFSMFLSGYKYNEIAEKLCVPLGTVKSRIFFARQELQKVLKDFHRS, encoded by the coding sequence ATGAATGCGTTGCAATTTCAGAAAAAATTATTGAGCATGCAAGAAAACATGATGAATTTTGCATTAATGCTCACCGCAAATCGGGATGACGCCCAGGATTTGATGCAAGACACAACGCTGAAAGTTTTGGACAATCAGGAAAAGTTTGTAGATAATATTAATTTCAAAGGATGGGTCTTAACTGTGATGCGTAATATCTTCATAAACAACTACCATAAAATCGTTCGTACACAGACTGTCGTTGACCAGGGTGTCGACCTGTATAATCTGGATGTAGTGAATGACTCAGGTTTTGATTCTCCTGACGGTGCTTATCAAATCAAAGAGATAACAAAAGCGATAAACAGCCTGAACGATGAGTTGAAAATCCCGTTCTCCATGTTTTTGAGTGGTTACAAGTATAATGAAATTGCAGAGAAGCTATGTGTACCTCTGGGAACGGTTAAAAGCCGTATCTTCTTCGCTCGTCAGGAATTGCAGAAAGTCTTGAAAGATTTTCATCGAAGTTGA